In Ammoniphilus oxalaticus, a single genomic region encodes these proteins:
- the mobP2 gene encoding MobP2 family relaxase, producing MNNSPAVIIKSQFKMGKQQTANGSFRNYVNYMDRADTHSEKNEFQSYQDYMSNEEKSTGLFTNEKDVLTDQEKERFKDTFKDMQEKGSVLWQDVISFDNDWLKERGVLQDKGIDEKKLKNVTRSAVNEMLKHEKLLDTTIWTAAIHYNTDNIHIHVATVQTKNFRERGKRKPSSIEKMKSATVNQLLDRSKENERLNQFIRNDLIQSKREDPILSLKNRIVDRELVSQFKKIHSMLPEDKRLWRYNMNGIQHVRPELDKLTDMYIDRHFKTEFEDFKKQLDQEVAVYKKSYGENSKAERYRETKMKDLYTRMGNTILKEVKDFDQKQNKIPSRKGRGRSVHVGREVNRSRTYEANERRV from the coding sequence CGTTTAGAAACTATGTGAATTACATGGATCGCGCAGATACGCATTCGGAGAAGAATGAATTTCAAAGTTATCAGGACTATATGAGCAACGAAGAAAAATCCACGGGATTATTTACGAACGAGAAAGATGTTCTAACGGATCAAGAAAAAGAAAGGTTTAAAGATACGTTTAAAGACATGCAGGAAAAAGGTAGCGTCTTATGGCAAGACGTCATCTCGTTCGATAACGATTGGTTAAAAGAAAGGGGCGTGCTTCAAGACAAAGGCATCGACGAAAAGAAATTAAAAAACGTGACGCGCTCAGCCGTCAATGAAATGTTAAAGCATGAGAAGTTATTGGATACGACCATATGGACAGCGGCGATTCATTACAACACGGATAACATTCACATTCATGTGGCGACGGTTCAAACAAAAAATTTTCGAGAGCGAGGAAAAAGAAAACCATCCTCGATTGAAAAGATGAAGTCGGCCACCGTGAATCAATTGCTGGATCGTTCCAAGGAAAATGAAAGACTCAATCAATTTATTCGAAATGATTTGATTCAAAGCAAACGCGAGGATCCGATCCTATCGCTGAAAAATAGAATCGTGGATCGAGAGCTCGTGAGTCAATTTAAAAAGATTCATAGCATGCTTCCCGAAGACAAACGACTTTGGCGATATAACATGAATGGGATTCAACACGTACGTCCCGAACTCGATAAGCTAACGGATATGTACATCGACCGCCATTTTAAAACCGAATTTGAAGACTTTAAAAAACAGCTGGATCAAGAAGTGGCTGTCTATAAAAAATCGTATGGTGAAAACTCGAAGGCTGAACGTTATCGCGAGACAAAAATGAAAGACCTATACACCCGCATGGGAAACACCATTTTAAAAGAGGTGAAAGATTTTGATCAAAAACAAAATAAAATCCCTTCAAGGAAGGGAAGGGGCCGTTCCGTTCACGTCGGTCGTGAAGTGAATCGTTCGCGAACATATGAAGCTAACGAAAGAAGAGTTTAG
- a CDS encoding DUF3991 and TOPRIM domain-containing protein, translating to MKNKTGDRVSEKEIQKASDVHLLDYLQTKGEGLIQQGKYFRHAEHDSLVIRNDGKWFWNSRGEGGHGPISFARAFYNLSFQDAVRDVNQLSIDKTLTDDLKKASEQGFIYPKQYEADTQKHVRRYLVQERKIDPRLVDSLIKNGYLAEDQRKNCVFKWRDSKGDIVGADRQGTIRTSNGTFKQIAADSKEDGGFRVDVGTPNQIALFESPIDAISYYELFQLQNIRLQSMSGLKDRTANTAIKELIQECHARDERVEKVIFAVDNDEAGKGFAQRWKSLLTQADIHVPIHKDWNVDLQKRKEQQKKKEPVYEMER from the coding sequence ATGAAGAATAAAACGGGTGATCGCGTGAGCGAAAAGGAAATTCAAAAGGCGAGCGACGTTCATCTTCTCGACTACCTACAAACCAAAGGGGAAGGGTTGATTCAACAAGGGAAGTATTTTCGTCACGCCGAACATGATTCCTTGGTGATTCGAAACGATGGCAAATGGTTTTGGAATAGCCGCGGGGAAGGCGGGCATGGCCCGATCAGCTTTGCGCGCGCCTTTTACAATTTAAGTTTTCAGGATGCGGTTCGCGATGTGAACCAGCTTTCGATTGATAAAACCTTGACGGATGATTTGAAAAAAGCATCTGAACAAGGTTTTATTTATCCCAAACAATACGAAGCGGACACGCAAAAACATGTCCGACGCTACCTCGTCCAGGAAAGAAAGATCGATCCGCGATTGGTCGATTCGTTAATCAAGAATGGCTACCTGGCCGAGGATCAACGAAAAAATTGCGTGTTTAAGTGGAGGGATTCAAAAGGAGACATTGTGGGCGCGGATCGGCAAGGGACGATCCGAACGAGCAACGGAACCTTTAAACAAATTGCGGCGGACAGCAAAGAAGATGGCGGGTTTCGAGTGGATGTCGGAACGCCAAATCAGATCGCTCTATTTGAAAGTCCGATTGACGCCATATCGTACTATGAATTATTTCAACTGCAAAATATCCGGTTGCAATCCATGAGCGGTTTAAAAGATCGAACCGCCAATACCGCGATCAAGGAACTCATTCAAGAGTGTCATGCGCGCGACGAAAGGGTAGAGAAGGTCATCTTTGCCGTGGATAACGATGAAGCGGGAAAAGGATTTGCGCAGCGATGGAAAAGCCTCCTTACCCAAGCGGATATCCATGTTCCGATCCATAAGGATTGGAATGTTGATTTACAAAAAAGGAAAGAGCAGCAGAAGAAAAAAGAACCCGTTTATGAGATGGAGAGGTGA